A genome region from Paludisphaera rhizosphaerae includes the following:
- a CDS encoding Dyp-type peroxidase: MDIQEETLEAEEIQGNILGGFNKDFQAFLFLRLPATPPGVASVRPWLRQLAPQVSTLAEVAHFNGLYKSMRRRLGFEPKGLVATWMNLAFSAAALRSLTSPAEVEQFADQHFKDGLQTRSGDLGDPTDAAAEGHPDRWVVGGPGLEADMLIIVASDSPDLLASRLDELKSTMPSSIEILWEQPGQTLESPLVGHEHFGFNDGVSQPGIRGLLQTIPPVPLTPRLIDPQQSPQPDPRQPEYAAPGRPLIWPGQFVFGYRRQSIDDPRKPPAALVPDPTNPPADPFALADACPAWARNGSFLVLRRLRQDVPAFRAFVRAAAATLAGTPGFSGMTATRFASMCVGRWPSGSPIMRSPTTENLALAADPHADNYFQFVRDSPPPLVLSPDLGYAGDTFPLSRLDDKGVICPFSAHIRKVNPRDTITEQGSFVDTLTRLVLRRGIPYGPAYPGDLDRDDPSPHPELAAVDRGLIFVCYQTSIEEQFAFLQTSWANDTKHPNGQGGHDPIIGQDRSAGGARFLRVRAADQPSQTVSVPTDWVIPTGGGYFFSPSISTLVNVLGAVS, translated from the coding sequence ATGGACATTCAGGAAGAGACGCTCGAGGCCGAGGAGATCCAGGGCAATATCCTGGGGGGCTTCAACAAGGACTTCCAGGCGTTTCTATTTCTGCGACTGCCTGCCACCCCCCCCGGAGTGGCGTCAGTCCGACCCTGGCTCCGGCAGCTTGCTCCTCAGGTCAGCACTCTGGCGGAGGTTGCCCACTTCAACGGGCTCTATAAGTCGATGCGCCGTAGGCTCGGCTTCGAGCCTAAGGGCCTGGTTGCTACGTGGATGAACTTGGCGTTCTCGGCGGCTGCCCTGCGGTCCTTGACGAGCCCGGCGGAGGTCGAGCAGTTCGCCGACCAGCACTTCAAGGATGGGCTGCAAACCCGATCCGGCGACCTCGGGGATCCGACCGACGCAGCCGCCGAGGGGCACCCAGACCGCTGGGTCGTCGGCGGGCCCGGCCTCGAAGCCGATATGCTGATCATCGTCGCCAGTGATAGCCCAGACCTACTCGCCAGCCGCCTTGATGAGTTGAAGTCGACAATGCCGTCCTCGATCGAGATCCTCTGGGAGCAACCGGGGCAGACGCTCGAGTCCCCCCTGGTCGGTCACGAGCACTTCGGATTCAACGACGGCGTGTCACAGCCAGGGATTCGGGGGTTGCTCCAGACAATCCCTCCCGTGCCTCTCACGCCTCGGTTGATCGATCCCCAGCAATCACCTCAGCCGGATCCCAGGCAGCCGGAATACGCCGCTCCAGGCCGGCCGCTCATCTGGCCCGGCCAGTTCGTGTTCGGATACCGTCGCCAGAGCATCGACGATCCGCGTAAGCCGCCAGCTGCGCTCGTTCCCGACCCCACCAATCCACCCGCCGACCCGTTCGCCCTCGCGGACGCCTGCCCCGCCTGGGCGCGAAACGGTTCGTTCCTGGTACTAAGGCGACTGCGGCAGGACGTCCCGGCCTTCCGGGCGTTCGTGAGGGCGGCGGCAGCGACTCTGGCTGGAACGCCGGGGTTCAGCGGGATGACGGCGACTCGATTCGCATCCATGTGCGTCGGCCGATGGCCGAGCGGCTCTCCGATCATGAGGTCCCCGACCACCGAGAATCTCGCACTCGCCGCCGACCCGCACGCAGACAACTACTTCCAGTTCGTCAGGGATTCGCCTCCTCCACTGGTCCTGTCGCCCGACTTGGGATACGCGGGCGATACCTTCCCGCTCTCCCGGCTCGACGACAAGGGCGTTATTTGCCCATTCTCAGCGCACATCCGTAAAGTGAACCCCCGGGACACGATCACCGAGCAAGGCAGCTTCGTCGACACGCTCACTCGACTTGTGCTGCGGCGTGGCATCCCGTACGGACCGGCTTATCCCGGAGATCTGGATAGGGACGATCCGTCGCCTCACCCGGAACTCGCGGCCGTGGACCGGGGACTCATCTTCGTTTGCTATCAGACATCGATTGAAGAACAGTTCGCGTTTCTCCAAACCTCCTGGGCCAACGACACCAAGCATCCGAACGGCCAGGGGGGACACGACCCGATCATCGGCCAGGACCGGTCGGCGGGCGGGGCCCGTTTCCTCCGGGTGCGTGCCGCAGACCAGCCTAGCCAGACGGTAAGCGTCCCGACCGACTGGGTTATCCCAACCGGCGGCGGCTACTTCTTCTCGCCGTCGATATCAACGCTTGTTAATGTGCTAGGAGCGGTTTCGTAG